CTTGGGCCTGCAAAATGATTGCGGTATTGATTCCGATAATTCTTCCTTTCGAATTGACTAACGGACCTCCCGAATTTCCCGGGTTCAGCGCGGCATCCGTCTGGATCACGTTATCGATCAGTCTACCGGTTCGTGAGCGTAACGATCTTCCTAAGGCGCTAACGACTCCGGCCGTCACTGTGGATTCGAAACCGTACGGATTTCCTATCGCTATGACCAACTGACCGACTTTCAATTTTTGAGAATCTGCAAAGATCGCATGGCGATAACCGTTTCCTCGAATTCTAAGAACCGCGACGTCCGTATACGGATCATCGCCTACGAGTTCGGCCTCCGTTGTAGACCCGTCCGATAATCTGACTCGGATTTTCTTGGCGTCGCTTATCACATGACTATTGGTGGCCAAAAAGCCGTCAGGAGTGACTAAGAAGCCGGAGCCGCTACCGCCCTCTCCTTTGGAATGATTGGATTCGACTTGTAAATGAACGACGGCCGGTCCGACCCGATCCACCGCATTGACTACCGATCTAGAATATGCATCTAGTAATTCCGAATCGTCGATGCTCGAGGTATTTTCATTCCGTAAAAGAGGACGACCGTTTTCAACGGGATTCGTTTCGTTCGAAACTAGTGTGGCTTTGGAACCTGTTATTCTTACCATTCTATTTCTTGGACCCTGTAAATTAGGGAAAAATCAAAAATGTAACCAAAATAATTACGATTACGCAACTCGAAAGCCCACGATCCTCTTTTCGGTAATGGAAAATCGCGGGTCCAGCGTCCTTCTCGAAGGTCCCGTCGAAGTCGATTTCGTTTATTATAAAAACGATGGCTCCATAATTATTTATGGAAAAGTTTATATTAGGTTCGTTTCCAGTCCGACGGTTTCGGATAAACGGGCTTATACTGTACGGTTGTGGTTCCTTGGGAAAACATATCCGGAACCGTTCTTCTCCAATTTAGAAAATGCGGGGTCTCCAAATGCGATCTTCTAAACCCTTCCGTTTCGTACGCTTCGATTAACAAAAATCGTCCCTCGTCACCCTCATTTTGGAGAAAGTCGAATCGGTAAACGCCGTTCTCTTTTATGGATTCCTTTGCGAGATCGGAGCTTATTTGCAGAAATTCTTGGATTTTTTCCGGAAGAATTTTGTAGGAAGAAACCGTTACTATCATAATGCGTTCAATACTAGATTTCGATTTCTAGACAGCCAGAAAAAAAAGATGGATTCGCTGGCTGATCGGTAAAAGCTTCTCTTCATGAAAATACGTACGTCCATCACTGATATGCTCGGAATCGATTTGCCGATCATCGGTGCTCCAATGTTTCTTGTTTCGTATCCGGATCTGGTCGTCGCCGTATCGGAAGCGGGGGGACTGGGAACATTTCCCTCTCAAAACTATAGAACCATCGAAGAATTGCGGAGAGGGTTGGAGGAAATTCGCTCCAGAACCAAAAAACCTATCGGTGTTAACTTAATTTTGCATAAGGATCACAATCCGAATTGGGCTAAGCATTTGGAGGTCCTCTTGGAATTCAAAGTGGAACTCATCATTACTAGTTTGGGAAGTCCCCGGAGTATAGTTGGAGAAGCCAAATCCGTCGGAACGAAAGTTTTTTGCGACGTCACGACTTTAAAGCATGCAAGGATCGTCGCGAAGTCCGGTGCGGATGCTCTTGTCGCGGTCGCGCAAGGAGCGGGTGGACACGCAGGAGCGATCTCTCCGTTTAGTCTGTTTCCATATTTAAAAAAGGAAGTCGGATTACCCGTTATTGCAGCGGGAGCGATCAGCGGAGGCGCGCAGATGGCCGCGGCACTTTCGCTAGGAGCGGACGCCGTCTATATCGGAACCAGGCTTATAGCTTCCAAAGAGGCTTCCGCCTCCGAAGAATATAAGCAAATGATTGTGGACTCTCCTCCCGAAGAAATCGTATACACCGAAAAAATTTCCGGGATTCCCGCAAACTGGTTAAGACGATCCGTCGAGAAGGCCGGAGACGATTTTCATAGCAATCGAACCCATAGTATCGATCAGGAATTTAAACGCTGGAAAGATATCTGGTCCGCGGGTCAGGGAGTCGCCCAAATCGAGTCCGTATTGCCTGCGGGTGACATCGTTCGAAATATGGCGAAAGAATACGGCGAAATCATAGGTAAATTACCGAAGCCCGGATAATCCGGATCTCGGTAATTTACGAATCCCGGCCTTCGTCGTTGTATTAAGGATTTCGAAATAACTATGAGCCGAGAATTTAAACCTAGAGGCGCCGATTATAAGAAAAGAGTTAAACAGATTTTTCTGGAGGCTAATTTTATTCGCTTATTAGAAATCGAATTGCTCGAGATCGAACCCGGTTTGATTCGAACTTCGTTAACGGTTCAGGATAAGCATAAGCAACAGAATAACTTCGTGCATGCCGGAGTGATTTCCACATTAGCCGATCATAGCGCCGGAGCTGCTGCAGGAACTCTGATCGGAGAACAGCAGGTTGTTCTTACGCTGGAATTTAAGGTTAATTTACTCAGACCTGGCATCGGAGATCGTCTCCGATGCCAGGCTAAAGTTATCTATCAGGGGAAGACGATAATCGTTGCCGAATCGGAAGTCTTTGCGGAGCATCATAAAAGGGAAAAATTGATCGCAAAGGCTACCGTAACTCTGGCAGTCCTAGGAAAGCTATACGGTTAGACTAAAGCCGAATGCTTCGATTCATTAAATGAAATTCGCCGGCCTAGCTTTAAATGCAAAGTCAAGACGAGACTTGGCGAATCGAAAAGACCTCATTTGTTGTTCGAAAAGCTGACAGGAATCAGATGAAAAACGCCGAAGATAAAAACTTGAGCGGCATCCGATATTTTAAAGCCGCCTCTCTGCGGAGCCCTTATCGTATAGATAATCGTCTCAATTACATGAGCCGCTAGTATCACCCAACCGAAAAGTATAATGATTCCATCATATTGCGGGATCAGTCGAATCATTTGAAATAAAAGGGCGATCCATGCGATCCAGAATAGGCCGGTTACGGTCTTAGAAATCGAATTGATTGCGTTCATCAAACCTCCAGGGAAATCCCCAATTCGTCGCTTATCCGAACCTGTAATCCGAAAAGGTCAAGAAAAACTTAAAGCATTCGAAGCGAACGCTATTAGCGTTGTCTAGGATTGGGACTCTATTTCTATCTTTTCGTCCTGTTCCGCTTCGTTCAGAACCGGACCCGTTAATTCATCGAATAGGGCCCGGAGTAAATGATAATAAGGGACCGCTTTCTGCGCTACGGATTCTCCGAACTTTTGCGTATACGTTTTGCGAAGCGATTGCTCGTCTTCCCCCTCCGTCGAATAAGTGGCGGAAGCCAGCGCCTCCCAGAGAATAGCGTTGGAGGAGCAGTTCTTTAATTGTCCAAGAGCCGAGAGCCGAATTTCTGATTTTCGAGACTCTTCCGTGAGTTTCAGCATAAGGATTCCCTGGGCTTTTCCAGGTAAACCGGTACAATCGGCGCCCTTATTCTTCGGATTCGGATAGACGATGAATTCCTTA
The Leptospira inadai serovar Lyme str. 10 genome window above contains:
- a CDS encoding S1C family serine protease, translating into MVRITGSKATLVSNETNPVENGRPLLRNENTSSIDDSELLDAYSRSVVNAVDRVGPAVVHLQVESNHSKGEGGSGSGFLVTPDGFLATNSHVISDAKKIRVRLSDGSTTEAELVGDDPYTDVAVLRIRGNGYRHAIFADSQKLKVGQLVIAIGNPYGFESTVTAGVVSALGRSLRSRTGRLIDNVIQTDAALNPGNSGGPLVNSKGRIIGINTAIILQAQGICFAVGSSTAEYVITRLITHGSVKRGYLGIGGQNQTIPITVRGANRVGQESGVLVQSVETDSPANRAGIRNGDIVISLAEKNIEGVDDLHKVLDESSIGKKLTIRLLRDGSLRTIFVEPRELK
- a CDS encoding putative quinol monooxygenase; its protein translation is MIVTVSSYKILPEKIQEFLQISSDLAKESIKENGVYRFDFLQNEGDEGRFLLIEAYETEGFRRSHLETPHFLNWRRTVPDMFSQGTTTVQYKPVYPKPSDWKRT
- a CDS encoding NAD(P)H-dependent flavin oxidoreductase, with protein sequence MKIRTSITDMLGIDLPIIGAPMFLVSYPDLVVAVSEAGGLGTFPSQNYRTIEELRRGLEEIRSRTKKPIGVNLILHKDHNPNWAKHLEVLLEFKVELIITSLGSPRSIVGEAKSVGTKVFCDVTTLKHARIVAKSGADALVAVAQGAGGHAGAISPFSLFPYLKKEVGLPVIAAGAISGGAQMAAALSLGADAVYIGTRLIASKEASASEEYKQMIVDSPPEEIVYTEKISGIPANWLRRSVEKAGDDFHSNRTHSIDQEFKRWKDIWSAGQGVAQIESVLPAGDIVRNMAKEYGEIIGKLPKPG
- a CDS encoding PaaI family thioesterase, translated to MSREFKPRGADYKKRVKQIFLEANFIRLLEIELLEIEPGLIRTSLTVQDKHKQQNNFVHAGVISTLADHSAGAAAGTLIGEQQVVLTLEFKVNLLRPGIGDRLRCQAKVIYQGKTIIVAESEVFAEHHKREKLIAKATVTLAVLGKLYG
- a CDS encoding MXAN_6521/LA_1396 family lipoprotein translates to MKSSPEFEKSLTQFKRVVVILDSTSSIGLPESGMAKSMSEQYLAHHKEFIVYPNPKNKGADCTGLPGKAQGILMLKLTEESRKSEIRLSALGQLKNCSSNAILWEALASATYSTEGEDEQSLRKTYTQKFGESVAQKAVPYYHLLRALFDELTGPVLNEAEQDEKIEIESQS